One Halostagnicola kamekurae DNA segment encodes these proteins:
- the cgi121 gene encoding KEOPS complex subunit Cgi121, which translates to MEVLEGRLAVEDLDAFVARLGELSERHEVTIQAFDATYLAGRRHLERSVELADRALERGENVARDRAVEILLYTAGRRQIDRALEMGVSEGKNRVAVLFDAGPDGEPSAEARASEAFEDAEQFEPEPTIATAAERGPETPDETLETPNEETLQTYFDITDAERAATDASLEDLVCERVALLEVEK; encoded by the coding sequence ATGGAGGTGCTCGAGGGCCGACTCGCGGTCGAGGATCTCGACGCGTTCGTCGCTCGACTTGGCGAACTGAGTGAGCGACACGAGGTAACGATCCAGGCGTTCGACGCGACCTATCTCGCGGGTCGACGCCACCTCGAGCGATCGGTCGAACTGGCCGACCGCGCGCTCGAGCGCGGCGAGAACGTCGCTCGCGATCGGGCGGTCGAAATCCTGCTGTACACCGCCGGCCGCAGACAGATCGACCGCGCGCTCGAGATGGGCGTGAGCGAGGGCAAAAATCGCGTCGCGGTGCTGTTCGATGCCGGTCCGGACGGCGAGCCGAGCGCGGAAGCGCGCGCCAGCGAGGCGTTCGAAGACGCCGAACAGTTCGAGCCCGAGCCGACGATCGCGACGGCCGCGGAGAGGGGGCCTGAGACGCCGGACGAGACGCTCGAGACGCCGAACGAGGAAACGCTGCAGACGTACTTCGATATCACCGACGCCGAGCGCGCGGCGACCGACGCGAGTCTCGAGGACCTGGTCTGCGAGCGGGTCGCGCTGCTCGAGGTCGAAAAGTAA
- a CDS encoding oxidoreductase: protein MATLEDPIDIGGVTVPNRLYRAPLLECAGNGPDAVDVLIDDLEPAAASGVGLICQGATVVRGEGGCAAPGMTRVRDPEFVSRLSRLTDRIRDHGSRIFVQLEHGGLRSMETWHAEYRAENPALEQLAVSRPPWQLRALDRLGLLSFDPHVLRTDEVYELAADFGRAASRCVEAGYDGVHLAGANMGIIQQFLSPFYNRREDEFGGGPEARLEFLALVHDEIRERAGDIPLVTKVPAEIAAPPWPIVDRRLSLEDGIEICRRLERIGYDAVVPVTASVVWDMSIVRGAYPDRAWENEAMRAGYDAAFGGPARRRLVAAANWVQSLQYDFESGWNEPFCRRVREAVSIPVLAEGGIRERETMDRLLGGSSDRGTGSTRGATSSGRGDSTDRAVTSQSEPPACDMVGMARPFYAEPKLGARLLEPDSPAARVLCESCNNCTVPQVTGAPGICRTPSVLRDRGELERAGAYEQD, encoded by the coding sequence ATGGCAACGCTCGAGGATCCGATCGACATCGGCGGCGTGACGGTCCCTAACCGCCTCTACCGCGCCCCGCTACTCGAGTGCGCGGGGAACGGCCCGGACGCCGTCGACGTGCTCATCGACGATCTCGAGCCCGCTGCGGCGTCGGGGGTCGGGCTCATCTGCCAGGGCGCGACCGTCGTTCGTGGCGAGGGCGGCTGTGCCGCGCCGGGGATGACCCGCGTCCGCGATCCCGAGTTCGTCTCTCGACTGTCGCGGCTCACGGATCGGATTCGCGACCACGGGAGCCGGATTTTCGTCCAGCTCGAGCACGGGGGCCTCCGGAGCATGGAAACGTGGCACGCCGAGTACCGCGCGGAGAACCCTGCCCTCGAGCAGCTCGCGGTCTCGCGGCCGCCGTGGCAGCTTCGGGCGCTCGATCGGTTGGGGTTGCTCTCGTTCGATCCGCACGTACTGAGGACCGACGAAGTGTACGAACTGGCCGCGGACTTCGGGCGGGCTGCCAGTCGTTGCGTCGAGGCGGGCTACGACGGCGTCCACCTCGCCGGCGCGAACATGGGCATCATCCAGCAGTTCCTCTCGCCCTTTTACAACCGCCGCGAGGACGAGTTCGGCGGCGGTCCCGAGGCCCGCCTCGAGTTTCTCGCACTCGTCCACGACGAAATCCGCGAGCGAGCGGGCGACATTCCGCTGGTGACGAAAGTACCGGCCGAAATCGCCGCGCCGCCGTGGCCGATCGTCGACCGACGACTGTCGCTCGAGGACGGGATCGAGATCTGTCGCCGGCTCGAGCGAATCGGCTACGACGCCGTCGTCCCTGTCACAGCGTCGGTCGTCTGGGACATGAGCATCGTTCGCGGGGCCTACCCCGACCGAGCGTGGGAGAACGAGGCGATGCGTGCGGGGTACGACGCTGCGTTCGGCGGCCCCGCTCGCCGCCGGCTGGTGGCCGCGGCGAACTGGGTACAGTCCCTGCAGTACGACTTCGAATCGGGCTGGAACGAGCCGTTCTGTCGACGGGTCCGTGAGGCGGTCTCCATCCCGGTCCTCGCGGAAGGGGGAATTCGAGAACGGGAGACGATGGATCGACTGCTCGGGGGGTCGAGCGATCGGGGGACAGGTTCGACTCGAGGAGCGACCTCGAGCGGGCGGGGGGACTCGACCGACCGAGCCGTGACGAGCCAGTCCGAACCGCCAGCCTGCGACATGGTTGGCATGGCCCGGCCGTTCTACGCCGAACCGAAACTGGGTGCCCGACTACTCGAGCCCGACTCACCCGCCGCTCGCGTGCTGTGTGAAAGCTGTAACAACTGTACCGTGCCGCAGGTGACCGGCGCGCCCGGCATCTGCCGAACGCCGTCTGTGCTCCGCGATCGGGGGGAACTCGAGCGGGCAGGTGCCTACGAACAGGACTGA
- a CDS encoding amidohydrolase family protein, whose protein sequence is MYHHDGENIFVIDSHVHLWDASEQNIIHEGGEQFIQCFYDYHTSFTPEELQWDIDEYRQYGSERMLEDLFGNAAADMAIFQPTYLTDFYDEGFNTTEQNAELATAYPERFVLNGTFDPRDGDEGLEYLEELDETYDLQGVKLYTAEWRGDSKGWRLDSEEAFRFLEKCAELGIENVHPHKGPTIRPLNRDAFDVKDVDDAASSFPDLNFVVEHVGLPRLDDFCWIAGQEPNVYGGLAVAAPFAQNRPGKFSEIMSELLWWLGEDRVLFGSDYAIWNPDWLVEEVIEAELTPEHRAEYGVEWDLETKRKVMGENAAELYDIDIEEKKRAFRDDEITETFELADHYAGGEPAAAD, encoded by the coding sequence ATGTATCACCACGACGGCGAGAACATCTTCGTCATCGACTCGCACGTCCATCTGTGGGACGCGAGCGAGCAGAACATCATCCACGAGGGCGGCGAACAGTTCATCCAGTGTTTCTACGACTACCACACGTCGTTCACGCCGGAGGAACTGCAGTGGGATATCGATGAGTATCGACAGTACGGGAGCGAACGGATGCTCGAGGACCTGTTCGGAAACGCGGCTGCGGACATGGCCATCTTCCAGCCGACGTACCTGACCGACTTCTACGACGAGGGCTTTAACACGACCGAACAGAACGCCGAACTCGCGACGGCGTACCCGGAGCGGTTCGTCCTCAACGGCACCTTCGACCCGCGCGACGGCGACGAGGGCCTCGAGTACCTCGAGGAACTCGACGAGACCTACGACCTGCAGGGAGTCAAACTCTACACCGCGGAGTGGCGCGGCGACTCGAAAGGCTGGCGACTCGACAGCGAAGAGGCGTTTCGCTTCCTCGAGAAGTGCGCGGAACTCGGTATCGAGAACGTCCACCCCCACAAGGGGCCGACGATCCGTCCGCTCAATCGCGACGCGTTCGACGTCAAGGACGTTGACGACGCCGCGTCGTCGTTCCCCGACCTCAACTTCGTCGTCGAGCACGTCGGTCTCCCGCGTCTCGACGATTTCTGCTGGATTGCGGGTCAGGAGCCGAACGTCTACGGCGGGCTCGCGGTCGCCGCCCCGTTCGCCCAGAATCGACCCGGCAAGTTCTCCGAGATCATGTCAGAACTGCTCTGGTGGCTCGGTGAGGACCGGGTCCTCTTCGGTTCGGATTACGCTATCTGGAACCCCGACTGGCTCGTCGAGGAAGTGATCGAAGCCGAACTGACGCCGGAACACCGCGCCGAGTACGGCGTCGAGTGGGACCTCGAGACCAAACGGAAGGTGATGGGCGAGAACGCGGCCGAACTCTACGACATCGACATCGAGGAGAAAAAACGAGCTTTCCGGGACGACGAGATCACCGAGACGTTCGAACTGGCAGACCACTACGCGGGCGGCGAACCGGCAGCGGCAGACTGA
- a CDS encoding YciE/YciF ferroxidase family protein, which produces MTIESERQLFERKLEEYYGVQNALDDLQPELASNATDQDVADFFASHHEATRAQRDRAEDVFDAINAEPSGRDPATLEGILEVHEAVVADIERSDLADFETTETGKAVERLEITQLEALLVLADRIDLDADGTDALEQNKLEAEDGLETLRDLSESY; this is translated from the coding sequence ATGACCATCGAAAGCGAGCGCCAGCTGTTCGAGCGGAAACTCGAGGAGTACTACGGCGTACAAAACGCGCTCGACGACCTCCAGCCCGAACTGGCGTCGAACGCGACCGACCAGGACGTCGCGGACTTCTTTGCGAGTCATCACGAGGCCACTCGAGCGCAACGCGATCGAGCCGAGGACGTCTTCGACGCGATAAACGCCGAGCCGTCCGGCCGCGACCCGGCGACGCTCGAGGGCATCCTCGAAGTCCACGAGGCCGTCGTCGCCGATATAGAACGGTCGGATCTCGCGGACTTCGAGACGACCGAAACCGGAAAAGCGGTCGAGCGCCTCGAGATCACGCAGCTAGAGGCGCTGTTGGTGCTCGCGGACCGAATCGACCTCGATGCGGACGGCACCGACGCCCTCGAGCAGAACAAACTGGAGGCCGAGGACGGACTCGAGACGCTCCGAGACCTCTCGGAGAGCTACTAG
- the mdh gene encoding malate dehydrogenase yields MTKVSVVGAAGTVGAAAGYNIALRDIVDELVFVDIPDKEDDTIGQAADTNHGVAYDSNTVIRQGGYEDTAGSDVVVITAGIPRQPGQTRIDLAGDNAPIMEDIGSSLAEHNDDFVTITTSNPVDLLNRHLYETGERAREQVIGFGGRLDSARFRYVIAQRYDVPVQNVEATILGEHGDAQVPVFSKVRVNGRDLEFTDDEKAELLSELQTSAMNVIEKKGATQWGPATGVGHMVEAVLRDTGEVLPASVKLEGEFGHEGTAFGVPAKLGANGIEEIVEWDLSEFERNELGEAAEKLSEQYEKIS; encoded by the coding sequence ATGACGAAAGTTAGCGTGGTCGGCGCGGCCGGGACGGTCGGGGCCGCCGCAGGCTACAACATCGCGCTTCGAGATATCGTGGACGAACTCGTCTTCGTCGACATTCCGGACAAGGAAGACGACACGATCGGACAGGCGGCCGATACGAACCACGGCGTGGCCTACGACTCCAACACGGTCATCCGACAGGGGGGATACGAGGACACCGCAGGCTCGGACGTGGTCGTCATCACGGCGGGCATCCCGCGCCAGCCGGGACAGACCCGAATCGACCTCGCGGGCGACAACGCGCCGATCATGGAGGACATCGGCTCCTCGCTCGCGGAGCACAACGACGACTTCGTCACGATCACCACGTCGAACCCGGTCGACCTGCTCAACCGGCACCTCTACGAGACCGGCGAGCGCGCACGGGAGCAGGTAATCGGCTTCGGCGGCCGACTCGATTCGGCTCGCTTCCGGTACGTGATCGCCCAGCGCTACGACGTTCCCGTCCAGAACGTCGAAGCTACCATTCTCGGCGAGCACGGCGACGCGCAGGTGCCCGTCTTCTCGAAGGTCCGGGTCAACGGCCGCGACCTCGAGTTCACCGACGACGAGAAGGCGGAACTCCTCTCGGAACTCCAGACCTCGGCGATGAACGTCATCGAGAAGAAAGGCGCGACCCAGTGGGGGCCGGCCACCGGTGTCGGTCACATGGTCGAGGCCGTCCTCCGCGATACGGGCGAAGTGCTACCCGCGAGCGTAAAACTCGAGGGCGAGTTCGGACACGAGGGGACCGCCTTCGGCGTCCCCGCCAAGCTCGGCGCGAACGGAATCGAAGAGATCGTCGAGTGGGACCTCTCGGAGTTCGAGCGCAACGAACTCGGCGAGGCCGCGGAGAAACTCTCGGAACAGTACGAGAAGATCTCGTAG
- a CDS encoding iron-sulfur cluster assembly protein — protein sequence MASNSSTPHDASNGPDRATVRDRLRRVTDPELDRSIVDLEYVDEIEIDGSRVTVRFTLPTAWCSPAFAWMMATDARDAVEALSSVETAEIVLQEHLHETEINRGVNERRSFEAAFPDADGEIEDVRAQLDEKARVGRQYDAIEALLGVGLEPARIVSLRRRDIERDESAGIAAIELSDRGFTATAPLEPIESYLEKAQEAGIGANPDDVLFRTPEGEPIDSDEFELVHRRGRLAQVNMSGQGGICDALNESRRARFEGDD from the coding sequence ATGGCGTCGAACTCGAGCACGCCGCACGACGCCTCGAACGGCCCGGATCGGGCCACCGTGCGCGATCGTCTCCGGCGGGTGACCGACCCCGAGCTCGACCGCTCGATCGTCGACCTCGAGTACGTCGACGAGATCGAGATCGACGGGTCGCGGGTGACGGTCCGATTCACCCTTCCAACGGCGTGGTGTTCGCCGGCGTTCGCCTGGATGATGGCGACCGACGCCCGCGACGCCGTCGAAGCGCTCTCGAGCGTCGAGACTGCGGAAATCGTCCTGCAGGAACACCTCCACGAGACCGAGATCAATCGGGGCGTCAACGAGCGCCGCTCTTTCGAGGCCGCGTTCCCCGACGCCGACGGCGAAATCGAGGACGTTCGCGCCCAACTCGACGAGAAGGCTCGAGTCGGCCGCCAGTACGACGCGATCGAAGCGCTGCTGGGAGTCGGCCTCGAGCCGGCCCGAATCGTTTCGCTGCGGCGGCGTGACATAGAGCGCGACGAGTCGGCCGGCATCGCCGCGATCGAGCTTTCCGACCGGGGATTTACCGCGACCGCGCCGCTCGAACCGATCGAGAGCTACCTCGAGAAAGCACAGGAGGCGGGGATCGGGGCTAACCCGGACGATGTTCTCTTTCGCACACCCGAAGGGGAGCCGATCGATTCCGACGAGTTCGAACTCGTCCACCGACGCGGCCGACTCGCGCAGGTCAACATGTCCGGGCAGGGCGGCATCTGTGATGCGTTGAACGAATCCAGACGCGCTCGGTTCGAGGGCGACGACTGA
- a CDS encoding ATP-dependent DNA helicase translates to MNVEELSGLPPGALEHFRDEGIEELYPPQAEAVEAGILEGDSLVAAVPTASGKTMIAALSMLSAVQRGGKALYIVPLRALASEKKAEFDAYEEFGVTTGVTTGNYESTDEWLATKDLIVATSEKVDSLVRNGADWLSDLTCVVSDEVHLIDDRNRGPTLEVTLAKLRELNPGLQTVALSATVGNADEIADWLEADLVDTDWRPIDLQMGVHYGNALEFHDGSTREVPVEGSEKQEAALVRDILQEGGSSLVFVSSRRNAEAAARRLSQVSSRELTDEERSKLSELADDIRNVSDTETSKDLADCVERGAAFHHAGLASEHRTLVEDAFRDRLLKMISATPTLAAGVNTPARRVIVRDWRRFDPTAGGMSPLDVLEVHQMMGRAGRPGLDPYGEAVLLANSHDEREELFERYVWGEPEPVRSKLAAEPALRTHVLATIASGFARTREGLLEFMQATLYASQSTEGSRLESVTDDVLEYLESNDFIEREGGASTAGSTETDQTVEAATDAFVSASELTEDSDAGSDGAQAADSAAVDLTATSLGHTVSRLYLDPMTAAEIVHGLESADDRPTALGLYQLISRTPDMYELYLRSGEDETFGELFYEREPELLGDAPSEYEDARFEDWLASLKTGKLLEDWADEQDEDRLTDEYKIGPGDLRGKVDTAEWLLGAAESLANEIGSEWTVAVREARARVEHGVREELLELVSVRGVGRKRARQLYDVGIEGPADLRTADKGVVLAVLKGEKTAANILENAGREDPSMDGVEPRTDLEGVEVRTDRGGSRATTDGNGGTDEPDDDQASLGDF, encoded by the coding sequence ATGAACGTCGAGGAGCTGTCGGGGCTCCCGCCCGGGGCGCTCGAGCACTTTCGAGACGAGGGTATCGAGGAGCTGTATCCGCCCCAGGCCGAGGCCGTCGAAGCGGGGATTCTCGAGGGGGACAGTCTCGTCGCCGCGGTGCCGACCGCAAGCGGGAAGACGATGATCGCGGCCCTCTCGATGCTTTCGGCCGTCCAGCGCGGCGGAAAAGCGCTCTACATCGTGCCGCTTCGCGCCCTGGCCAGCGAGAAGAAGGCCGAGTTCGACGCCTACGAGGAGTTCGGCGTGACGACCGGCGTCACGACGGGCAACTACGAGTCGACCGACGAGTGGCTCGCCACGAAGGACCTGATCGTCGCGACCAGCGAGAAGGTCGACTCGCTCGTGCGAAACGGCGCGGACTGGCTCTCGGATCTCACCTGCGTCGTCAGCGACGAAGTTCACCTCATCGACGACCGGAACCGGGGACCGACCCTCGAGGTGACCCTCGCCAAACTCCGAGAACTCAACCCAGGCCTCCAGACGGTCGCACTCTCCGCGACGGTCGGCAACGCCGACGAGATCGCAGACTGGCTCGAGGCCGACCTCGTCGACACCGACTGGCGGCCGATCGACCTCCAGATGGGGGTCCACTACGGCAACGCACTGGAGTTTCACGACGGCTCCACGAGGGAGGTTCCCGTCGAGGGCTCGGAGAAACAAGAAGCCGCGCTCGTCCGCGACATCCTCCAGGAAGGCGGCTCGTCGCTCGTGTTCGTCAGTTCGCGTCGAAACGCCGAGGCCGCCGCACGGCGACTCTCGCAGGTATCGAGTCGCGAACTGACCGACGAAGAGCGATCGAAACTGTCGGAACTCGCCGACGACATCCGCAACGTGAGCGACACCGAGACGAGCAAGGACCTCGCAGACTGCGTCGAGCGCGGGGCCGCCTTCCACCACGCGGGGCTCGCGAGCGAGCACCGAACGCTCGTCGAGGACGCCTTTCGGGACCGTCTGCTCAAGATGATTTCCGCGACGCCGACGCTCGCGGCGGGAGTCAATACCCCGGCTCGCCGCGTCATCGTCCGCGACTGGCGTCGGTTCGACCCCACCGCGGGCGGCATGTCTCCCCTCGATGTCCTCGAGGTCCACCAGATGATGGGCCGTGCCGGCCGGCCGGGGCTCGATCCCTACGGCGAAGCCGTTCTGCTGGCGAACAGCCACGACGAACGCGAAGAGCTGTTCGAGCGGTACGTCTGGGGCGAACCCGAACCCGTTCGATCGAAACTCGCAGCCGAACCCGCGCTGCGCACGCACGTCCTCGCGACCATTGCCTCCGGTTTCGCGCGAACTCGCGAGGGGCTGCTCGAGTTCATGCAGGCGACGCTCTATGCGAGCCAGTCGACAGAGGGAAGCCGACTCGAGTCGGTCACCGACGACGTACTCGAGTACCTCGAGTCGAACGACTTCATCGAGCGCGAGGGCGGAGCGTCGACAGCAGGATCCACGGAGACCGATCAGACCGTGGAGGCCGCAACTGACGCGTTCGTCTCCGCGTCGGAACTCACGGAGGATTCAGACGCCGGGAGCGATGGAGCCCAAGCGGCGGACAGCGCCGCGGTCGACCTGACCGCGACGAGTCTGGGACACACCGTTTCGCGGCTCTACCTCGATCCGATGACCGCCGCCGAAATCGTCCACGGCCTCGAGTCCGCGGACGATCGGCCGACGGCGCTCGGGCTCTATCAACTCATATCGCGCACGCCGGACATGTACGAGCTCTACCTCCGCTCCGGTGAGGACGAGACGTTCGGCGAACTCTTCTACGAGCGCGAGCCCGAACTGCTCGGCGACGCGCCGAGCGAGTACGAAGACGCCCGATTCGAAGACTGGCTCGCGTCGCTGAAGACGGGCAAACTGCTCGAGGACTGGGCCGACGAACAGGATGAAGACCGGCTCACCGACGAGTACAAGATCGGGCCGGGCGACCTCCGCGGGAAGGTCGATACGGCGGAGTGGCTGCTCGGAGCGGCCGAATCGCTCGCGAACGAGATCGGGAGCGAGTGGACCGTCGCGGTCCGGGAGGCCCGCGCCCGCGTCGAACACGGGGTGCGCGAGGAACTGCTCGAGCTCGTCTCGGTTCGGGGCGTCGGCCGCAAGCGCGCTCGACAGCTCTACGACGTCGGCATCGAAGGCCCCGCGGACCTCCGAACCGCCGACAAGGGCGTCGTTCTCGCGGTGCTCAAGGGAGAGAAGACCGCGGCGAACATCCTCGAGAACGCCGGCCGCGAGGATCCGTCGATGGACGGCGTCGAGCCCCGGACCGATCTCGAGGGCGTCGAGGTGAGGACGGACCGTGGCGGGAGTCGAGCGACGACCGACGGAAACGGCGGGACGGACGAGCCCGACGACGATCAAGCCAGCCTGGGTGATTTCTGA
- a CDS encoding NAD(P)-dependent alcohol dehydrogenase — protein sequence MQAARLHEYTEEMSDALTVEDIDRPELERSDHVLVEVAGAGWCQTDNHVIEGMWTEYVPQELPMTLGHENAGVVAEVGDEVTLVEEGDPVICHPVQTCGICRPCRLGEDMYCENSTFNGLTTDGGFAEYLQTNERAVIPLPDGVDPTEIAPHADAGITAYHAAKKAVRELNPGDTAVVVGIGGLGHIGLQCLEAMSAADVVAVDIKDEALELAERLGATHTVNSSEEDLGQVVDDLTDGDGVQQILDFVGSDETAGYGTEIAAAGADQHVIGYGGHIHEPCQALVDGELSLKGTLVGRYAELQELVALVDRDLVELHTSRYDLGEINDVAEALEHGEIEGRAVILPP from the coding sequence ATGCAAGCAGCACGCCTCCACGAGTACACCGAGGAAATGAGCGACGCGCTTACCGTCGAGGATATCGATCGACCCGAACTCGAGCGCTCCGATCACGTGCTCGTCGAAGTCGCCGGTGCGGGCTGGTGTCAGACTGACAATCACGTCATCGAAGGGATGTGGACGGAGTACGTTCCACAGGAACTCCCGATGACGCTCGGCCACGAGAACGCGGGCGTCGTCGCCGAAGTCGGCGACGAGGTGACGCTGGTCGAGGAGGGCGACCCGGTTATCTGTCACCCCGTTCAGACGTGTGGTATCTGTCGGCCCTGCCGCCTCGGCGAGGACATGTACTGCGAAAACAGCACATTCAATGGGCTCACGACCGACGGCGGGTTCGCCGAGTACCTCCAGACCAACGAACGCGCGGTCATCCCGCTGCCGGACGGGGTCGATCCGACCGAAATCGCGCCCCACGCCGACGCCGGAATCACGGCCTATCACGCCGCGAAGAAGGCGGTCCGCGAACTGAACCCCGGCGACACCGCCGTCGTCGTCGGTATCGGCGGCCTCGGTCACATCGGACTGCAATGTCTCGAGGCGATGAGCGCCGCTGACGTCGTCGCCGTCGATATCAAAGACGAGGCACTCGAGCTGGCCGAACGCCTCGGCGCGACCCACACCGTCAACTCGAGCGAGGAGGATCTCGGGCAAGTCGTCGACGACCTCACCGACGGCGACGGCGTCCAGCAGATCCTCGATTTCGTCGGCTCGGACGAGACGGCGGGCTACGGGACCGAAATTGCTGCCGCGGGGGCCGACCAGCACGTCATCGGCTACGGCGGCCACATTCACGAACCGTGCCAGGCGCTGGTCGACGGCGAACTCTCGCTCAAGGGAACGCTGGTCGGGCGCTACGCCGAACTCCAGGAACTCGTCGCGCTTGTCGACCGTGACCTCGTCGAACTCCACACCAGCCGATACGACCTCGGCGAGATCAACGACGTCGCCGAAGCGCTCGAGCACGGCGAGATCGAGGGGCGGGCGGTGATCCTGCCGCCCTGA
- a CDS encoding poly-gamma-glutamate hydrolase family protein, with translation MGDRTTEQRYSRRRIVAGAGGIVGAGILGAGVQTQIVRSQEAPPSGTDTDVYAEGCEDVDHWELTLEEANEDWSARADPSLYCSVPCSLTDTDNVAIGQQVRIGNGTGEFENAVYTVASEHETDETLWLTASGLDRIDASDSETVTLGSSAIHPSYNTRQGGELNDEYVEYLVNGDDGGDGNDVVVLAPHGGYIEYGTDFQAERVAESIGATGWICSGFNAGGGGFDRWHTYSTEIHRRSFPELDSLLEQEFEWGVAFHGYSNGEILVGGTADESDKAIVVEAIEDLLPDQTVTVVERDATEYTGANPENVLNDLAPIGQTIQIEQPTDVRESDWSVVADGVVDALETIRG, from the coding sequence TTGGGAGACCGTACCACAGAGCAACGATACTCGCGGCGGCGGATCGTCGCGGGTGCCGGCGGAATCGTCGGCGCTGGCATACTGGGAGCGGGCGTACAGACTCAGATCGTTCGCTCACAGGAAGCACCGCCGAGCGGAACCGATACGGACGTCTACGCGGAAGGCTGCGAGGACGTCGATCACTGGGAACTCACGCTCGAGGAGGCGAACGAAGACTGGAGTGCTCGAGCGGATCCGAGTCTGTACTGTTCGGTCCCGTGTTCGTTGACCGATACCGACAACGTCGCGATCGGCCAGCAAGTCCGGATCGGCAACGGAACCGGCGAGTTCGAAAACGCGGTCTACACCGTCGCGTCGGAACACGAAACCGATGAGACGCTCTGGCTGACCGCGAGCGGGCTCGACCGGATCGACGCGAGCGACTCGGAGACGGTAACACTCGGGTCCAGCGCGATCCATCCGAGCTACAACACCCGTCAAGGCGGGGAGCTCAACGACGAGTACGTCGAATATCTGGTCAATGGCGACGATGGCGGCGACGGGAACGACGTCGTCGTCCTCGCACCCCACGGTGGCTACATCGAGTACGGTACCGACTTTCAGGCGGAGCGGGTCGCCGAATCGATCGGCGCGACGGGGTGGATCTGCTCGGGCTTTAACGCGGGCGGCGGCGGGTTCGACCGCTGGCACACCTACTCTACCGAGATCCACCGGCGATCGTTCCCCGAACTCGACTCGCTGCTCGAGCAAGAGTTCGAGTGGGGCGTCGCCTTCCACGGCTATTCGAACGGTGAGATACTGGTCGGCGGTACTGCAGACGAGTCGGACAAAGCGATCGTCGTCGAGGCGATCGAAGATCTGCTCCCCGATCAAACGGTCACCGTCGTCGAACGCGACGCTACGGAGTACACCGGGGCGAACCCGGAGAACGTGCTCAACGATCTCGCACCGATCGGCCAGACCATCCAGATCGAACAGCCCACCGACGTCAGAGAGAGCGACTGGTCGGTCGTCGCCGATGGCGTCGTCGACGCCCTCGAGACGATCCGCGGGTGA
- a CDS encoding ferredoxin, translating to MRVEFDEDTCIGMYQCVAEWDAFSKDKSAGKAVLEGSEEETEGIFVRDVPGDAELDAKFAARTCPVDAITIYDDDGEQLIP from the coding sequence ATGAGAGTCGAATTCGACGAGGACACGTGCATCGGAATGTACCAGTGTGTCGCCGAGTGGGACGCGTTCTCGAAAGACAAGTCGGCGGGCAAAGCAGTTCTCGAGGGCAGCGAGGAGGAAACGGAAGGGATCTTCGTCCGCGACGTTCCCGGTGATGCGGAACTCGACGCGAAGTTCGCGGCCCGGACCTGTCCCGTCGACGCGATTACGATCTACGACGACGACGGCGAGCAGTTGATTCCCTGA